From a region of the Methanoculleus receptaculi genome:
- the mcrD gene encoding methyl-coenzyme M reductase operon protein D, with the protein MTDATFPQVRIVPHRLLKPVTAESLLNNLAGITGVRRILVRGPGLPENVPYGPARGNPNPHHDRRTINVGDTEIALRVQVGEVILEVEDDSAITEIRSICDNFFVNFPYQVQMGRFMKTDPTLVDYARYGPDADPDLIGLADPRSRVGPVIIRTE; encoded by the coding sequence ATGACAGACGCCACATTTCCACAGGTCAGGATTGTGCCCCACAGGTTGCTCAAACCCGTGACCGCAGAAAGCCTGCTGAATAACCTTGCCGGCATTACCGGTGTCCGTCGGATTCTGGTCCGCGGCCCGGGTCTTCCAGAGAACGTCCCTTACGGCCCGGCACGAGGAAACCCGAACCCTCACCATGACCGCAGGACGATCAACGTCGGCGATACCGAGATCGCGTTGCGCGTTCAGGTTGGTGAGGTTATCCTTGAGGTCGAGGACGACTCCGCAATAACCGAGATCCGGTCGATCTGTGACAACTTCTTCGTGAACTTCCCTTACCAGGTCCAGATGGGCAGGTTCATGAAGACCGATCCGACGCTCGTTGACTACGCTAGGTATGGACCGGATGCCGATCCCGATCTAATCGGTCTCGCCGATCCCAGGAGCAGGGTCGGCCCGGTTATCATCAGGACTGAATAA
- the mcrG gene encoding coenzyme-B sulfoethylthiotransferase subunit gamma, with product MAYKPQYGPGTSIVAENRRKQMNPDHKLERVRSVTDEDIVLILGHRAPGSAYPSAHPPLAEQQEPDCPMRRLVKPTEGAKAGDRVRYIQFTDSMFNAPSQPYQRTYTECYRFRGIDPGTLSGRQIVECRERDLEKYAKELVETELLDPARTGIRGATVHGHSLRLAENGMMFDMLQRSVLGEDGIVRYVKNQIGEPLDRPVVLGKPMDENWLKEHTTIFHSLVGTPYRDDPEYIEYVQRIHSLRTKYGFMPKEE from the coding sequence ATGGCATACAAGCCCCAGTACGGTCCCGGGACATCGATTGTCGCCGAGAACCGACGTAAACAGATGAACCCCGACCACAAACTTGAGAGGGTTCGCTCAGTAACAGATGAAGATATTGTGCTGATTCTGGGTCACCGGGCCCCTGGTTCTGCATACCCCTCCGCACACCCGCCGCTTGCCGAACAGCAGGAGCCAGACTGCCCAATGCGCAGGCTCGTCAAACCAACCGAGGGTGCAAAGGCTGGTGACCGTGTCCGCTACATCCAGTTCACGGACTCGATGTTCAACGCGCCATCACAGCCATACCAGCGGACCTACACCGAGTGCTACCGCTTCCGCGGTATCGACCCGGGTACACTCTCCGGCCGCCAGATCGTCGAGTGTCGTGAGCGTGACCTGGAGAAGTACGCAAAAGAACTTGTCGAGACCGAACTGCTCGATCCGGCCCGCACAGGCATCCGTGGTGCGACGGTGCACGGCCACTCGCTCCGCCTTGCCGAGAACGGCATGATGTTTGATATGCTCCAGAGGAGCGTGCTCGGCGAGGACGGGATCGTCCGCTACGTCAAGAACCAGATCGGCGAGCCGCTCGACCGGCCGGTTGTTCTCGGCAAGCCGATGGACGAGAACTGGCTCAAGGAGCACACGACGATCTTCCACTCGCTCGTGGGGACACCCTACCGCGATGACCCAGAGTACATCGAATACGTCCAGCGCATCCACTCGCTGCGGACGAAATACGGCTTCATGCCGAAAGAGGAGTGA